A single Ketogulonicigenium vulgare WSH-001 DNA region contains:
- a CDS encoding UDP-N-acetylmuramoyl-L-alanyl-D-glutamate--2,6-diaminopimelate ligase has protein sequence MPNGQITKSLAELGLHGATGARGSARRVSGIAIDSRDLRPGMLFAALPGTQVHGASFVERALKAGATAIVTDPAGAAIIGDTLIGQEVGLVVMRDVRAAVAGAAALWFGVQPAMMAAVTGTNGKTSVTSFLRQIWQYAGHKAINIGTTGVDGDWHFPLKHTTPDALTLQRILSEAAEAGVTHAAMEASSHGIEQRRLEGVMLSVAGFTNFSQDHLDYHKTFDAYFNAKAGLFSRLLPEDGIAVINIDDPKGADIARVAEDRGQEILGVGKNPGARMRLVAQRFDATGQDLRFEWRGQAYQQRLDLIGGFQAENVLLAAGLAIASGDDPAHVFAAFPHLTTVRGRMQLAARRGNGASVFVDFAHTPDAIETVLQAIRPHVMGRVVAIVGAGGDRDRTKRPLMGAAAARFADMVIVTDDNPRTEDAATIRDAVMAGAVAEGGCDVREVGDRAEAILRGVDMLEAGDALIICGKGHESGQIVGHDVLPFDDVEQASIAVAALEGLI, from the coding sequence ATGCCAAACGGGCAGATCACCAAATCGCTGGCCGAGCTGGGTCTGCATGGCGCAACTGGGGCGCGAGGCTCGGCCCGACGCGTCAGCGGCATTGCCATTGATAGTCGCGATCTGCGCCCCGGCATGCTGTTTGCTGCATTGCCCGGAACGCAGGTGCATGGCGCAAGCTTTGTCGAACGGGCGCTGAAAGCCGGCGCGACGGCAATTGTCACCGACCCTGCCGGGGCGGCTATTATTGGCGATACGCTGATCGGGCAAGAAGTCGGCCTGGTCGTCATGCGCGATGTCCGCGCCGCGGTCGCGGGCGCCGCTGCCCTGTGGTTTGGCGTGCAGCCAGCGATGATGGCCGCTGTCACAGGAACGAATGGCAAGACCTCGGTCACCAGCTTTTTGCGCCAGATTTGGCAATATGCAGGCCACAAAGCGATTAACATTGGCACGACGGGTGTGGATGGCGATTGGCATTTCCCGCTCAAGCATACGACACCTGATGCGCTGACCTTGCAGCGTATCCTGTCCGAGGCCGCAGAGGCGGGCGTGACCCATGCGGCGATGGAGGCTTCGTCCCATGGGATCGAACAGCGCCGTCTGGAAGGTGTGATGCTGTCTGTCGCAGGTTTCACAAATTTTTCGCAAGATCATCTGGATTATCACAAGACCTTCGACGCCTATTTCAACGCAAAGGCGGGCCTGTTTTCGCGCCTGCTGCCCGAAGATGGGATTGCGGTGATCAATATTGACGACCCCAAAGGCGCGGATATCGCGCGCGTGGCCGAAGATCGCGGGCAGGAGATATTGGGCGTTGGCAAGAATCCCGGCGCGCGAATGCGGCTGGTGGCGCAAAGGTTCGATGCGACGGGACAGGATCTGCGGTTTGAATGGCGCGGCCAGGCCTATCAGCAGCGTCTTGATCTGATCGGCGGTTTTCAGGCTGAAAATGTGCTGCTGGCGGCGGGGCTTGCGATTGCCTCGGGCGATGATCCGGCGCATGTTTTCGCGGCTTTCCCGCATCTGACGACGGTGCGTGGCCGGATGCAATTGGCAGCGCGGCGCGGCAATGGCGCCTCGGTTTTTGTCGATTTCGCGCATACACCCGATGCGATTGAAACCGTACTACAGGCGATCCGCCCGCATGTGATGGGCCGCGTTGTGGCAATTGTGGGGGCAGGGGGCGACCGCGACCGCACGAAACGCCCGTTGATGGGCGCGGCCGCCGCACGCTTTGCCGATATGGTCATCGTCACCGACGACAATCCCCGTACCGAGGACGCGGCAACCATCCGTGATGCTGTGATGGCGGGCGCGGTGGCCGAAGGCGGCTGCGACGTGCGAGAGGTCGGCGACCGCGCCGAGGCGATCTTGCGCGGCGTTGATATGCTTGAGGCCGGCGATGCCCTGATCATCTGCGGCAAGGGCCACGAATCGGGCCAGATCGTGGGTCATGACGTGTTGCCGTTTGACGATGTGGAACAGGCAAGCATCGCGGTTGCCGCCTTGGAGGGGTTGATATGA
- a CDS encoding peptidoglycan D,D-transpeptidase FtsI family protein, producing MIRKPLRPLARILQARESGESTDAIQRENMRLRQEEERDHGRQRAELRLLVLGAAFVMGFVMVGGRMALLASTDPGEPTMSSGAGAVITSQRGDIVDRNGRLLATNIETASVYVHPHQLIDPDRAASELARIFPELDEARLHQDFNSERRFMWIRRQISPEQRQAVHDIGDPGILFGARETRLYPNGPVAAHIMGGAGFGSEGVASAEVIGVAGVERFFDARLRDPAMAAEPLQLSIDLTVQAAVEEVLYGGMTMLNAKGASGIIMDAYTGEIIAMASLPDFDPNDRPRVLTTGDQSDSPLFNRAVQGVYELGSVFKIFAAAQAIELGLVNQDTVLDTRSPLVVGRFRISDFDNYGPTNSVHRIIEKSSNVGSARLAMLIGPERQRNFLGSLGFLQPTALELSEAATGVPLLPRTWGELTSITASYGHGFSSSPVHLAAGYATMVNGGHLVRPTLLHTEEHVQGVPIISPATSQDVREMLRAVVTSGTASFADVPGYEVGGKTGSADKPRPTGGYYDDKVIATFAGAFPMNDPRYVFVITLDEASEYIAGMTRRTAGWTTVPVTAEIIRRIAPLLGVRPAVELLASSGVTAIAR from the coding sequence ATGATCCGTAAACCCCTACGCCCCTTGGCCCGGATTTTGCAGGCGCGCGAAAGCGGCGAAAGCACCGACGCGATCCAGCGCGAGAATATGCGCCTGCGTCAGGAAGAGGAACGCGACCACGGCCGCCAACGCGCGGAACTGCGCCTTTTGGTGTTGGGGGCGGCCTTTGTCATGGGCTTTGTGATGGTCGGCGGGCGCATGGCGCTGCTGGCTTCGACCGATCCGGGCGAGCCGACCATGTCGTCAGGCGCGGGCGCGGTCATCACCAGCCAGCGCGGCGATATTGTCGACCGCAACGGCCGTCTGCTGGCGACGAATATCGAGACCGCCTCGGTCTATGTCCACCCGCACCAGTTGATCGATCCTGATCGCGCGGCAAGCGAACTCGCGCGTATTTTCCCCGAGCTGGATGAGGCGCGCCTGCATCAGGATTTCAATTCCGAGCGCCGTTTCATGTGGATTCGCCGCCAGATCTCGCCCGAACAGCGCCAGGCGGTGCATGACATCGGCGATCCAGGCATTTTGTTCGGCGCGCGCGAGACGCGGCTTTATCCGAACGGCCCGGTTGCGGCCCATATCATGGGCGGCGCGGGCTTTGGGTCCGAGGGCGTCGCCTCGGCCGAGGTGATCGGCGTTGCGGGGGTCGAGCGTTTCTTTGACGCCCGCCTGCGTGATCCCGCCATGGCCGCCGAGCCGTTGCAACTGTCGATCGACCTGACGGTACAAGCCGCTGTCGAAGAGGTGCTTTACGGCGGCATGACCATGTTGAACGCCAAAGGCGCGTCCGGCATCATTATGGATGCCTATACCGGCGAGATTATCGCCATGGCGTCGCTGCCCGATTTCGACCCCAATGACCGCCCGCGTGTGCTGACTACGGGCGATCAATCCGACAGCCCGCTGTTCAATCGCGCGGTGCAGGGGGTCTATGAACTTGGATCGGTCTTTAAGATTTTCGCGGCGGCGCAGGCGATTGAACTGGGGCTGGTCAATCAAGACACCGTGCTGGATACGCGCAGCCCGCTGGTTGTTGGCCGTTTCCGCATCAGCGATTTCGACAATTACGGCCCGACGAATTCGGTGCACCGGATTATTGAGAAATCCTCGAACGTGGGATCGGCGCGCCTTGCCATGCTGATCGGGCCCGAGCGGCAGCGGAATTTTCTGGGCAGCCTTGGCTTTTTGCAGCCAACGGCGCTGGAGCTGAGCGAGGCGGCGACCGGTGTGCCGCTGTTGCCGCGTACTTGGGGCGAGCTAACCTCGATCACCGCCTCTTACGGGCATGGGTTCTCGTCCTCGCCCGTCCATCTGGCTGCGGGCTATGCGACGATGGTGAATGGTGGGCATCTGGTGCGCCCGACATTGTTGCATACTGAGGAGCATGTGCAGGGCGTGCCGATTATCAGCCCTGCCACCTCGCAGGATGTACGCGAAATGCTGCGCGCTGTGGTGACATCGGGCACGGCCTCGTTCGCGGATGTGCCCGGTTATGAAGTTGGCGGTAAAACCGGATCGGCGGACAAGCCGCGTCCCACCGGTGGCTATTATGATGACAAGGTGATCGCGACCTTTGCGGGCGCGTTCCCGATGAATGATCCGCGCTATGTCTTTGTCATTACGCTGGATGAGGCCTCGGAATATATCGCCGGGATGACGCGACGCACCGCAGGTTGGACGACGGTTCCCGTCACGGCAGAGATCATCCGGCGCATCGCGCCGCTGCTGGGGGTGCGTCCTGCTGTTGAGCTTTTGGCCTCATCGGGTGTAACAGCCATCGCGCGTTGA
- the ftsL gene encoding cell division protein FtsL: MRALLNIAIALFVMGLAFWAYRENYQTQAAQREVNSLRNQIAATHSRNTMLRAEWAYLNRPDRLSELVALNFGELGLLPMMPETFGRIDTIPFPPPTVQPTPQPGGFDILPEANVTEAILP; encoded by the coding sequence ATGAGAGCGCTGCTCAATATCGCGATCGCTTTGTTCGTGATGGGGCTGGCCTTTTGGGCTTATCGCGAGAATTATCAGACGCAGGCCGCGCAGCGCGAAGTGAACAGTCTGCGCAATCAGATTGCCGCAACCCATAGCCGCAATACGATGCTGCGCGCCGAATGGGCCTATCTGAACCGTCCCGACCGTTTGTCCGAACTTGTCGCGCTGAATTTTGGCGAGCTTGGCTTGCTTCCGATGATGCCGGAAACCTTTGGCCGCATCGATACGATCCCGTTTCCGCCGCCGACTGTTCAGCCGACGCCGCAGCCCGGCGGGTTTGATATCCTTCCCGAAGCCAATGTGACAGAGGCAATTCTGCCATGA
- the rsmH gene encoding 16S rRNA (cytosine(1402)-N(4))-methyltransferase RsmH — protein sequence MANDAPHVSVLIKPLVRAVAPVQGVWVDGTFGAGGYTRDLLAAGADKVIGIDRDPSVFPLSADWRAAMPDRVDLRLGTFSEMDEIVGEMVDGVVLDLGVSSMQIDQAERGFSFQKEGPLDMRMGDSGPTAADLCNTLPEEELANILYLFGEERASRRIARAIVQARPITRTLELAEIVSSCLPRQKPGQSHPATRSFQALRIAVNDEYRQLYDGLAAAERILKPGGYLAVVTFHSVEDRMVKRFMQLRAGAVGGGSRYAPEVQSAPPAFTLVTRKAIQPDDDEVAANPRSRSALLRVAKRTDAPAEMLDPGEIGMPTLEPAKPRGGRR from the coding sequence CCAACGACGCCCCGCATGTTTCCGTTCTGATCAAGCCGCTGGTGCGGGCGGTTGCGCCTGTGCAGGGCGTTTGGGTGGATGGTACCTTTGGCGCGGGCGGCTATACGCGTGATCTGCTGGCGGCGGGTGCGGATAAGGTCATCGGCATCGACCGTGACCCCAGCGTGTTCCCCCTGTCCGCCGATTGGCGCGCCGCAATGCCGGATCGCGTTGATCTGCGCCTTGGCACTTTTTCCGAAATGGACGAGATCGTCGGCGAGATGGTCGATGGCGTCGTTTTGGATCTGGGCGTCTCGTCGATGCAGATCGACCAGGCTGAACGCGGCTTTTCCTTTCAAAAGGAAGGCCCGCTGGATATGCGCATGGGCGACAGCGGCCCGACCGCGGCTGATCTGTGCAACACGCTGCCCGAAGAAGAGCTGGCCAATATCCTGTACCTGTTTGGCGAAGAGCGCGCCTCGCGCCGGATTGCCCGCGCGATTGTGCAGGCGCGTCCCATCACGCGCACGCTGGAGCTGGCCGAGATCGTGTCATCTTGCCTGCCGCGCCAAAAGCCGGGGCAAAGCCATCCCGCCACGCGCAGCTTTCAGGCGCTGCGTATCGCGGTGAATGATGAATATCGCCAGCTTTATGATGGGCTTGCGGCCGCTGAACGCATCTTGAAGCCAGGTGGCTATCTGGCCGTTGTGACCTTTCATTCGGTCGAGGATCGGATGGTCAAACGGTTCATGCAGCTGCGCGCGGGTGCGGTGGGCGGCGGCAGCCGCTATGCGCCCGAAGTGCAATCCGCGCCGCCCGCTTTCACGCTGGTCACGCGCAAGGCTATTCAGCCCGACGATGACGAAGTCGCCGCGAATCCGCGTTCGCGTTCTGCGCTGCTGCGTGTTGCAAAGCGCACTGATGCGCCCGCCGAGATGCTTGATCCGGGCGAGATCGGAATGCCCACGCTGGAGCCCGCAAAACCGCGCGGTGGCCGCAGATGA